TACCCCTAGCCGTTTGGCATTGGAGTCACGACCGTTGCGGGTACTGCCTGTTCCTTTCTTGTGAGCCATAATGCCTCCTAATGCAACTGTGTCTTACAGGTTCACTGGAAATCAGAGGAAATTAAACGAAATCAACATCGTGTGTGCGAAGTCTGGAGCTCATTCCCCATCCTCAGGGATCCCTGCTACTTCCCCTTCCACAGAGGTTGTCGGTTCTGCCGTGGGTTCTTCCGTCGCCAAAGAAACCCCATTCAGCTCAATAGACTCGATCAACACCCGGGTCAGTTCTTGCCGATGTCCCTTTTTCTTGCGGGTCTTTTTTTTCGGCTTCATTTTGTAAACGATGACTTTGGTGCCGCGCCGATGGTGCAAGATCCGAGCTTTGACAACTGCCTCCGAGACATAGGGATGTCCCAAAGTCACCTGCCCCTCATGGTTCACCAGCAACACCTGAGACAAATCCAAAGCGCTATCTTCGTCAGTCTCGGGTAAGCGCTCTATATCGTAAAAACGCCCTGGCTCAACCCAAAGCTGCTTGCCACCGGTTTCGACAATCGCATAAGTCATGGTTTCTCCTCGCCGTACAGGTGCCCACTTGCGGGTCTTGGAACCTGATCCGAGCGTTTACAGCGATCTCTAATGCTAACGGAAAGGTGGATGCCCTGTCACTCCATCTTTGGTTTTTGGACAGCCACCAAGCTGCGCTAAGCTGTGGAGGTTAGTTAGCCCACTTGAGTCATGGATGCAGCTGAAATTGCCGCTTTGAAAGACCGCATCAAACTGATCCGGGAGCGCCGACCGACGGTGGCTAAGCTTTTGGAAAAACCCAATCTGGGTAGTTTGCGCGTGGATGTCAACCAAGCCCTAGAAGAGATTGACGAGTTGCTCTATGAGTTCGACCAAACCTTCGGCGCTGAAAGCTAGCCGTTGATGAGCTGTTGCAGTTGCGCCAGTACCTCAGCGCTATGACGAGAGGGATGCACGATGGGGTCAATCTCCCGCAGGATCCCTTCTCGGTCAATTAAGAATGTGTTGCGCAGGGCCACATCCCCCATCCACGAGCCATAGGCTTGGCTAACCTGACCATTTGGATCCGACAGCAATGGGAACTGTAGTCCCTCTGCCGAACAGAACCGTTCGTGGGAGTCTACCGAGTCGGCACTGATGCCCACAATTTGTGCCCCCATCGCCCGGAACTTGGGCAGATCCTGCTGAAAGCGGCGGGCTTCGATGGTGCAACCTGAGGTGAAATCGCGGGGGTAAAAGTACAAAACTACCCAGTCTCCCCGAAAATCTGCCAGATGACGTAACCGCCCCGTTTGATCCGCCAACTCGAACTCGGGTGCAGGGAAGCCGATTTGAGGCAAAGGGGTGGTTCCCCACTGAGCCCAGGCAGGTTGAACAACACCGAGACCCACGAGCAACCCAACAAGGCTCAACCACCGCCAAATCATGCGCCACCCTTTGACTATCACCTGAACACCTCTTTGGGGAATCTTCTATCTAGTTTACATAACTTTACGATGTTGATTCAGGACAGCCACTTACAGAGCAACAATTGGGGGGACACCCCCAGCCACCGCCACAGTCGGTCGGTGCGCTCGATCGGGGTGTAACGAAGTTGGGAATACAGTTGCCGGGCGGGAAGATTGTCTTCTAAAACGTGCAGATGTAAACGGCGATAGCCCCACACCTGAACCACCCCTTCAGCGCTGAGCAAAAGCTGACGAGCTATCCCTCGCCGCCGCCAACGGGGCAATACCGCCAAATTGGAAAGGTAAGGGTACTTCCCATGGGCCATGACTCGCAGGGAGATTTCTACGATGCCCACCACACGGGATCCGACCGAAGCCGCCAAACAGCAGTAGTAGGGATCCCTTGAGCCCAGACGCAAGCGCAAATCCTCGCGAATGCCCAGCTTGCGAATTCGGTAGATCCAGCGTTGCAGCCCTTGGGGTGGATGGAAAACCTGAGTGAGCACCTCCGCCAACGGCTCCAAATCACTCGGTGCAGCCGGATAAACCACAAGAGAAGGTAACACAGACTGGGAAGAGGCACTCAATCATCAACCCTATGCATCTTCTTATTCTCGCAAACAACCCGCCAACAATCCCACAAACAATTAAGTGGCGACAATCCAAACGGGGCCGCCACTTGCTTGATAGACTTTGACCAGTCTGAGATTATCAATAGAACTCAAACTCAAGGAGAAAAACCTCCCGACATGATGCGAACTAACCGCATCCAGGTTTTATTTAGTTTTTCTAGCCCGGAACTGCTCCAAATGATCCAAATGAATTGGCTCAACTATTTAGCCGATAAACAATAGTCTGGCGAACTCAGTCTCTGGCCTAATGCTTATGAGCACTGGTTTCTGATGCCAGAAGCCAAGATCTAAGGCTTACGATGAACTCTCTAAATCGCTAACGTGACAGGCTGAGCCATCGATGCGATAGATATCATCTGTGATCGGTTGGTAACCGACCTCGACCAGATCTGACTTGGCAGGAGTAAACACGCGGATAATTGCTCTAGCAATCTTTGAGAGAAAGGCAAACATAGAAACCTCCTCAAGACGAGAGTGGAACCATGAATTGCTAAAGCCCGCAGCTCTTAACCACACTGAACACAGATCCCGATTCACCAGAGTCTGCAGGTTGAGGGCACCTGAACCCGATCATGGGCTTCCCAATTGTTAATCGATCATGAATGGAGACTCGAAATAGTCGCTTGAGTTTACTGAACTGGCACAACCGCTTGTCATCGCTTGTCAGCTATAGAATGGAGCGATCTCTTGTCCAAAGCGGCTCACTGCAACAAACCCCGCTGCTATCTGATTTAACTCCCATGTCCTATTTACAGGAAAACCTGTGCAAGTACCAGATGCCCTGGTTGGCGAGACAGTCACGTTCTGGAAAAGTCTGTCGTAGTAACGGATCGGAAGTTTGGATCAAAGCGTTGGCCGACAGAGAATTTTGGATTTGACCAAAGCGCAGAGTGATGTCTCGCGTTTGAAATGAAGCTGAGATATTATCCCCCTTCCTTGAATCACCACATCTCTACTTTAACCTGCGGCTAACCTCTGTACAACGCCTGGCAACTGTTCTTAATAAGCCAGATCATTCCTTTAATTTGCCTTTTTATCTTGTTTCATTTAGAGGTTTCATCTCCTTTTAAGGTGAGACAAAGCTGTTTTGCCCAGCAAAAGTAGCCTGTTTTCCTTGGGGAAAACAAGCCGACTGCAACACAAATTTGAGCAAAATACAGGAGCCTTCTTAACCTCTTCCTTGGCCCTAGATGACTTGCTAGATGACTTATCCGCTAGAAGATAACTAGAAGATGTCTTTGCACTTGTCTTTGTATTTATCTTAGGAAATGAGTCCCCTCCCCTGTCCAGCCCGGAGGTTAAGAAAACCTTAATTCCGTTGCCGTGAGCGCAGAATCAGTAAGGAAAAATAGGGTGGTTGGTAATCGGCGAGCCCCTCTAGGGTGGGAAAAAGAGCTTGTTGAGGCCATCCGGCCCAAACCACTAAGCTTGCCTGATCTAGCCAGGACTTTTCTGCGAGCCACTGCCAAACCTGCGGGTAAACAGGGGCCACTTTCATGAGCACCACCACCTCTGCCCAGGCGCACGCCTGCTCCAAGTCGCTGAGGGCAAACATGGCAGGCAAAATCGCCAATTTCTCGGATCCCATCACCAATGGGGATCCCAACAGGGCGGCGGCAGCTAGAGGAGAAGATACCCCTGGAATCGCCTGAACAGATAAGTTCGGGATCCGCTCTCGCAGGGCCTGGGCGACATAGGCGAAGGTGCTGTAGAGGCCGACATCCCCCGCACAGACAAAAGCGACATCTTCTCCTTGTTCTAGGGGTGGGGCCAGTTGCTCGGCAGCAGCCATCCAGGCAGCTTGTAACTGAGCCGAGTGGGTGACAAAGGGCAGGTGGAGGGAGAGCAGGGTTTGTTCCGGTTGCAGCCATGAGCGAACAATTTGAAAAGCTAGGCCCGGCTGACCGGCGGCACCTTGCGGGCAGGCCAACCATTTCACGGAGCGGAGGAGTTTGGCTCCTTTAACCGTAAGCCAATCGGGATCCCCAGCTCCAGCGCTAATGCCCCAAAAAGTTCCCAGTCCCATCCCCGCTTCAACAACCTAAGGGAATAGCAAACTTAGGCAGGCTCTGCATTGTCGGTGCCTGCTGCGGTCAGGTGGTCTAGGGCTTCTTGTAGAGAGCTGCGCAACGAGAGGAACTTCTCCAATCGCACCAGTTTCACGGTTTGGGTGACGCGGGCATTACTCACCACCTGGAAAATACCGGAGTGGCTCTGCACTAGCTTGGCCAACTGTACCAAAGCACCCACACCGGAGCTATCCACAAAGTCGATCCCTGTCAAATCCAAGATGATGTTGGGGGATCCCTCTTCCAAATACTTGGTGACGACTTTACGAAAGATGGGTTCAGAAAAGGCATCCAGAAGGCCGGTCAGGTGAAAGACCTGGCAGTTTTCCAGTGCTTCGTGGCTGCCGCGTAAACTGACCGTTAAAGACAGTGGTTCCGGAATGGCTCTTCTCCTTTTAATAATCTCGACAGAGGGGTACGCTCTGGATCCCGGCTGTGCAGGCCGGATCTCCGGCGTGGTGATAGCTTAACATCCTGCTTCACCTAAATTATCGCCACAAGTGGCATTCTGTTTTCCCTTCGGCCCCGTGGCAAGCCCAGAGTCCTTGAGTAGGATGGGAGCAACTTGTGTTGCGCAACAGTAACACAGATAGAGTTGCCGGATTGGAATAGAGACCTTATGTAGGATCCCCGTGTGAGGAGGGGCGAGCCGTTGGGTGAAGATCAGTGGGATAAGGACGTGCAGCAGCGACGACTCAACCTAACTTGGGTGGGGGCAGGTTTGGGTCTTGGCCTGACGGCGGCTTCTTTCGGGGCGGTGTGGGGTGCCAGTGCTTACATCCAAGGGCAGTTGTTGCCTCAGGTAGAAGAGACCTTATCGCAGGCGTTGCGGCGACAGGTGGAGTTGGGGGAGGTCACCTTCCTCGCCCCTTGGCAGGTGAGCTTGGGAGAAAGCCGGATTGAGCATTTGGCCACGATAGGTTCCATCGACCTCAGCCCTGATTTCTGGACTTGGGTACAAACGGGGGAATGGGTGCTGAACCTCACCCTTGATCAACCGCAACTGCTGATGATGGAAACCTTGGATCGCGGTTGGGCGGATATTCAGTTTCAACTGCCGCAGCCTGAGGGGGAGGGATCCCTGCCCATTCAGGGCTTGAATGTTCATCTGCGGCGGGGATCTCTGACGGCCATCCCGTTGGTGGGGGAACGGCGACAGTTTGATCAACTGCAGGCCCAGGCGCAGATTTGGTTGGCCGGGGAGCCGCAAGCTCCAGCAGAGCAAAAGGACTCCGTCCCGCTGCCGCCAACGGGAGGGCGAGCCAGTTTCCAGCTTTCCGCAAGATTGCAATCGCCGGATACTTCGGGCGGCCATCCGGTACGCCTTAGGGGGGTGGCGGATTTTCCCCAGGCTTCCGGTTCGGTTTGGGTTTCATCTCGGAGTGTACCGCTGGATTTGCTGCCCAGCCTCTTACCCCAGGTGCCTCTAACCGATGTGCAAGGGAATGCCGGTTTGGAGTTGGAGGTGGCTTGGGGTCGGGATCAACCGCTAGACCTGACAGGACAAGCTCGCCTGCAACAGGCCCGCCTTGGGCTGGAGATGTTGCCTCATCCTTTTGAGGAAGTGAGTGGTTCTGTCCGGTTTACTTTGCAAGGACTGGATCTGGAGCAGGTGAGCGGTACCTTCGGCCAACTGCCCTTCCGGGATCTGAATGGCCCGATTCGCTTCGGTGCTGAAGGGTTCGATTTACGGGCAGACCTTCCCCAGGCCAGCTTGGCGCAGGTACAACAAACTTTCGATTTTGACCTGCCCGTGGATGTGGAGGCGGTGCTGGGGGGATCCCTGACGGTGGGGGGATCCCTGACGCAGCCAGAAATCCGGGGTCAGCTTCAGGCGCAGGCTCCTGGGCGGGTGGATCGGATCCCGTTGCCGCAGTACGGTTTGGATTTTCGGTTTGCCAACCAGACTTTAGCCTTTGAGCGGATCGACTTGGCAGCTGCTGGTGGACGCATTCAAGGTTCCGGTCAGCTCCAACTAGGCCTGCGTCCCGCTGACGCGAAGGGATCCCGACTGGAGGGCTTGTTTCAACTTCAGGTGAGGGGGGCGGATGCCGAGCAGGTGGTGGGCTGGTATGGGGGCAGCTTGCCGCGCTCGGTGGGGCAGGTGTCCGGGCAGGTGGAGGTGGCTCTGATGGGATCCCAGCCACGGATCCAAGGGACTTGGGAGGCCACCGGGGGAGAGATTGCTGGCACGGGGCAAGTGCAGATTCTGCGTGCCCTGGAACCTGGGGCACTGCCGGATACCCGCGGCTGGGTGGTGGAGATTCCGCAGGCGATGTTAAGGCTGGGGGAGGGGCAGGCAGCACTGTCGGGGCAGTGGGCGCAGGGGCAAATTCAGGCGCAAGTGGCTCCGCAAAATCTCCCCTTGTCTTTCTTCAACCCAGAGTTGGCAGGATCTCTCTCGGGGGATATTACGGCTCAGGTGAACACGGCTGAAATAACGGCATCGAGTGTCTTGGCGGCATTGCGGGCAGAAGGATCTGTAGCCCTTTCTCAACCTCTAGGCGACATCAAGGGGCAGGTGGCCTGGGATGGATCCGGCTTGGTGATTGAGCGCGGAGAAGCGCTGGGGCTGGCAACAGTGCAAGGGCGGATCCCGGTGGATCCCGAAACCCTCCAGGTGGGATCCCTAGATTTGGCTGTGCAGGCAGATGAGGTTTCGCTGGCTCAGATCCCGGGTGTACCCGACCCGGTGCAGGGGGTTCTGCAGGGTTCCGGTCGAGTACAGGGATCCCTGGATGATTTGCAGGTGCAGGGGGATGCTCAGCTACGGGGCCTGACTCTGGGGGGGATCGGCTTTGAGGATATGGCGGGGCCTTTTCGCTGGTCTAGGCAAGGGACAGAGGTGGCTTTGCAGGGGCAAAGAGACCAGTTGGCGCTGAGTTTGGATCCCCAGTTTCAACCGCTGCAGTTCCGGGTGCGCCGGGGAGAAGCGGAGGCAATCGGTCAGCGACAGGAAGACCTTCTGCAGGTAGGGGTGAACCAGTTGCCCTTGCCCCTGGTGGCTGGGTGGGTGGCAGAAGGGCCTTTGGCCAGCTTGGAAGGGATCCTCAGCGGCGATCTGGCCATCAACCTCAGGAATCGCGCTGTACAAGGGCGAGCCTCCGTCGCGGATCTGCGCTTAGCAGGCATTGAGGCGCAAGGGTTCTCTCTGGATTTCGACTATCGGGTGGATCGCCTTACCGTCACTCAAGCGCGGTTGGATTTGTTCGAGAGCACCTACACCGCTAGCGGTACGCTGCGTCTGCCGGAAGCCCCCCTCCTGGCCCGCTTGGATCCCAGCCGCGAAACCCCTGTGCCTCAGATCGAACTGCAGATCAGTACCACCCAAGGCCGCCTGGAAGATATCATCTCCACCTTTAAGTGGCGGCAATGGAGCGATCTGACCCGCCGCGGCTTCCAGTTACCCCCCCTGCGTCCTGCGTCGGTGTTGGAGAGCGAACCGGTAGGTTTACCAGAACACCCTCTGGTGGAGCAGTTACAGTACTATGCTCAGGTTTTGGCCACCCACCTGGAAACCTTGGCCAGCCGCATGGATCCCTTGATTCCGCCCCCCAGCAGCTTGCGGGGTGAATTCCAGGCCAGTGTCACCCTTGCCGGTGGGCTCAACCAGCCCAGTGTCAGCTTTCAACTGGATGGACAGAATTGGCAAGCGGAAGAGTTTGGGATAGAGAACCTCACCGCTAGCGGCAGTTTTGCCGATGGGGCCGTGATGTTGGAGCCGCTGCTGTTGCGCAGTGGAGAACGGCAGGCCAGCTTCTCCGGCACTTTGGGCCTGAACGAACAGTCGGGATCCCTGCAAATTCAGGGCTTGCCCCTGACCTTGGTGGATCGCTTCTTGCCGGATGAGCTGGAGCTAGAGGGGGATCTGAACCTAGATGTGGAATTGGCGGGTAACCTGCGGGATCCCCATGCCACCGGATCCCTGACGGTGTTGAATGCCCAGATCAACCGGGTGCCGCTGCGGGAGGTAGGGGGCCAATTTGACTACAATCAAGGGCAGTTGCGCTTCAATAGCACCCTCTTGGCCAATGGGGACGAGCCAATCCGCATGGTTGGTTTTGTGCCCTACACCCTCCCCTTTGCTGAGGTTCGGGCCGAATCCGATCAGATCGATCTCACTTTACAAGCCCAAAATGGCGGTCTGCGGCTGATCAACCTCTTCACCGATCAAGTGCACTGGGAAGGGGGACAAAGCCAACTGGAGCTGGCTATCCAGGGCACTTTGCGAGAACCCAGCCTGCGGGGAAATCTCAGCGTCAGCGAAGGGATCCTCAGCTTTGCCGCCCTACCGGAGCCGATCACCAATCTGACGGGGCAAATCGCCTTCAATCTGAACCAACTGGAGGTGCAAGAGCTAAGTGGACAATTCAGCCAGGGATCCCTCCTGGTTAATGGCATTTTGCCCACCAACTCCCGCGGGGCGCTGCAATCGGGGGAAGGGTTCCAACCCTTGAGCTTGCAATTGCAAGGGATCAACCTTACCTTGCCCAATCTCTACAGGGGTCACCTGGAAGGGGAAGTGGTGGTGGCGGGCTTGCTGTTGCAACCTCTGATCGAGGGCCGCTTGCAAGTATCGGAGGGGATTGTGGATGTTAGTCCCCGCAATGGTGCTACCCCAGAAGGGATCCCGTCGGATCCACCCACCTGGCAGCCCCGCCTGAATGGGCTGGAACTGGCCTTGGGATCCGGTATTCAAATTCTGCGTCGCAATCTATTTGAATTCAACGCCTCTGGCAACCTACGCCTTTTCGGCACCCCCCAAGATTTGCGCCCGGCGGGCACCATCACCCTGGAGCGAGGCCGGGTCGCCTTACCCATCGCCGCCTTTCGCTTGGATCGCTCCCGACCCAACATGGCTGTCTTTGATTTGGATAATGGGTTGGATCCCTTCTTGGATCTGCGCTTAGTGACTCAGGCGACCGAGGTTTACCGTTTCCCGCAGGATATCTCCCCCTTCGACAACAACCGCAACGTATTGGGATCCCAGCAGAGCATCGATATTTTTGCCACGGTGAATGGCCGGGCCAGCGAGCTAGGCGAAGCGGATCCCCGCAATGGCATTTTGGCCCTCTCCAGTAGCCCCAGTCGCTCGCCAGAAGAGATCGTCGCCCTCCTGGGGGGAACGGCTTTGGCCCGTCTGAATGCGGAAGTGGGGGTGGCGGGCTTGGCGGGAACCGCGCTTCTGAACGACCTGCAAGAAGCCTTGGGTGATACCTTAGGTCTGGATGAAATTCGCCTCAGCCCTGTCCCCCAAATCGATACTCGCGCTCCCAATCGCTCTTCGGTGGGGCTGGCTCTAGAAGTAGCCAAAGATCTTGGCTCCACCATGTCCGTATCGGTGCAGCGGAACCTGACGGATCCCTTCCAGCCCACCCGCTACAGCACCCGCTATCGACTGAATGAGCAAACCCTCACCCGTGCCAGTACAGATCTAGAGGGCAACAATGTCATTTCTGTAGAATTTGAGACCCGCTTCTAATAAGGATCCTTCCCTGGGCCTGACCATTCAAGGCTAGAATGCAAACCGACTCTAAGTTTTGTAACGACCGTGGGATCAGGGATCCCTGGTGCGGTTTCACCTGTTGAAACTTAAGGGGTGAATCCCCAGGGTTGGACAGAACACTGAGTCAGTGACCGGAAGATCGAGGAATGGTGATGATGGTACTGGGTTGGGGATTAAGCCTACTGGGTCTGGCGCTGCTGAGCGGGATCGGCCTCTATCTGCTCAGTGCCCGCCCCTACCAATCGGCGGATTCGGTGGCCAACTCCTACGACCAATGGACCGAAGACGGCATTCTGGAGTTTTACTGGGGAGAACACATTCATCTGGGCCACTATGGATCCCCGCCGCAACCCAAAGACTTCTTGGAGGCTAAAGCAGATTTTGTCCACGAGATGGTGCGCTGGGCTGGATTGGATCAGCTGCCCGCTGGAACACGGGTGTTGGATGTGGGCTGTGGGATCGGGGGTAGCAGCCGCATTCTGGCCCGTGACTATGGCTTTTCGGTGACCGGGATCACGATCAGCCCCCAGCAGGTGAAACGGGCGCAAGAGCTCACCCCCCCAGGGTTGGATGTGCAGTTTTTGGTGGAAGATGCCCTGGCTATGTCTTTCCCAGACGGTAGTTTTGATGTGGTTTGGTCGATCGAAGCCGGCCCCCACATGCCAGACAAGGCTCTATTTGCCAGAGAGCTGTTACGGGTGCTCAAACCGGGCGGCATTCTGGCCGTGGCGGATTGGAACCAACGGGATGACCGACAACAGCCTCTGAACGGATGGGAACGTCTGGTGATGCGACAGCTGTTGGATCAGTGGTCTCATCCAGCTTTTGCCAGCATTGAAGGCTTTGCAGAACTGTTAGCTGCAACCGGATGGGTGGCAGGTGAGGTGATCACCGCCGATTGGACAGAACCGACATTGCCCTCCTGGCTGGACTCGATTTGGCAAGGGATCCGGCGGCCCCAGGGTTTTCTGCGCTATGGCTTGGCGGGATTCCTGAAATCTGTTCGGGAAGTACCCACGTTGTTGCTGATGCGCTTGGCCTTTGGAGTCGGCCTGTGCCGGTTTGGCATGTTTCGAGCAGTGCGGGCCAAGGCCTCTCCCCATTCCCAGGCAAACTCTGCCAGCTTGGCAACCCCCCTCTAAGAAATCCCCGGCATCTTTCCCGACAGTACCCCCATGCACTCCAAAACTTCCCATCGTCTTCTGGTCTGTACCACCTTCGGCTCTACCTGGGTCAATGGCCAGCGACAGGGCAAAAGCCGGGGGGAAACACTTTGGGATCATCTGCAAACCCAGCTGGATTGCCTTGACCCGGCCATTCAGATACATCCGGTGGAGTGCATGAGTGCCTGTAGCCACGCCTGTGTCATCGCCTTGGCTGCCCCACAGAAAACCACCTACGTGTTTGGGGATCTCTCCCTTGAGGACGATGAGAGCATTTTCGCTACAGCAGCCCTCTACGCCAGCAAAACCGACGGCATCCTGCCCTGGGCGGATCGCCCACACTCAAAAAGGGGGTTATTGCCCGCATCCCGGCCCTGGGTTAAAAGCCTGGACACCCAGAGCTGGATACCTAGAAACGATGCCGCGGATCCCGGCTTAACGGTTTTCCGAGTAAGGGATCCCGTTTTTACTGCAGGTAGGGGGTTACATCTTCCCCCTGCTCAGCCAGAAATGACAAAGCCCGAAACCGTAAGCCCGCCACTTGGTCGTACAGGGGGTTGAGCTTGCACATGGGAGGAATGTGCATAACTTTGTGGCCAAATAGCACTACATCTCGCTCAAAGGGACACTGAGCAGGGATCCACTGACAAACCAAGTGAGCTAAATGGGGATCCCGGATTTTAAAGTTGTCGATCATGGTTCGAATCGGTCGTAACGGGGCCTGCAACCAGTCACGTAGGCGAACCGTCGACTTGAGGCGCAAAGAAGTCATGGAAACAGTCAGCTCCTGAGGAGCTTTGCGAGCACGTTGCAAGGAAATTGTTGTGGAACCCATAGGTCTTCACCTCACACCCTGAAGGAGCACCACTCCTTCTGAATTGGCTAGTCGCTACGTAAAGAATCGATAGATCTCTGTATCAAGGGAAACATTGATTACATCCCCTCTCTTAGTTTGCCCCTCCCAATCGAAAACTGGCTTGTGTAAAACAAAATCTCCGACCAATGTTGTAGAGCTACACATTTTGTCTTCAAAAGTTAATATGTAACGATAACTACAAAAACCTCCTGAGGCGCTCGGTTGTCGGGACTTTGTCTGGGGAGATGTGTCGGTACGTTACCCTCCCTATTCCTGTTATAGAATTTACCGCTGGCTTCAAGCCAGGGGGATCCTCGCAGTTGAGGTTACAGCCTTTTCCAGCAATACATACTACAGCCGATGCAGGCCAACCCCTTGTCCGACAAAAATTTCTTCTTGACCTTGTGTCGTGCCTGAGGTTGGAAAAGGCTGTACCTTGACTCGCTTAGGAAGGAATTTTCTCTTGATCAAAGTTGGTTTACTACAGTCGTTACGGAGCATAACGATTGTCCAATTCCACCGAAGGGGCGTTCTAGAATTCCAAGGGAGATTCCAGTCGGGATCCCAGTTCTACCCCCTTGCTTGGGAGCCTCCCCATGAAATTGGCCTATTGGATGTATGCTGGCCCTGCCCACATCGGCACCCTCAGGGTGGCCAGCTCCTTCAAAAACGTTCATAGCATCATGCATGCTCCCCTCGGAGATGACTATTTCAATGTGATGCGTTCCATGCTGGAGCGGGAGCGAGACTTTACCCCTGTTACTACCAGTGTGGTTGACCGGCATGTGTTGGCGCGGGGATCCGACGAAAAAGTCATCAACAACATCACCCGCAAAGATGGTGAAGAACAGCCGGATTTGATCGTTCTCACCCCCACCTGTACCTCCAGCATCTTGCAGGAAGATTTGAACCACTTCGTCCAGCAGGCCCAGTTGGTCAGTCGCTCCGATGTGTTGCTAGCGGATGTGAACCATTACCGTGTCAACGAATTGCAGGCAGCGGATCGCACTCTCAAGCAGATTGTCGAGTTCTACATCACCAAAGCCCGCAAAAATGGGGAACTAAGCGACTCTCCTTTCAAGACTGAACGCCCCTCCTGCAATATTCTTGGCATTTCCAGCCTTGGGTTTCACAATGCCCACGACCTGCGAGAGCTGAAAGTGTTGCTGCGGGATCTCGGCATTGACCTCAACCTGGTGATCCCGGAAGGGGCCAGCGTGCATGAGCTCAAACACCTCGGGCGGGCCTGGTTTAATGTAGTGCCCTATCGCGAACTGGGGCCACTGGCGGCTCATTACCTACAAGAACAATTTGGCACCCCGTTTATTGATACTTGCCCGATGGGAGTCGTGGAAACCGCCCGCTTCATTCGCCAGGCACAAAAAATCCTAAATGAGCAAGGGATCCTGGTCGATTATGAACCCTACATTCAGGAGCAAACCCTGCATGTTTCTCAGGCCGCTTGGTTCTCTCGATCCATCGACTGTCAGAATCTAACCGGCAAAAAAGCGGTGGTCTTCGGGGATTCCACCCACGCTGCGGCGATCACCAAAATTTTGGCCCGTGAGATGGGGATCCATGTGGTTTGGGCGGGTAGCTATTGCACCTACGATGCCGAGTGGTTCCAAGCGGAAGTTGGCGAGTATTGTGACCAGATTCTGATGACCGATGATCACACTCGCGTTGGGGATGCCATTGCCCAAGCAGAACCGGCGGCAATTTTTGGTACTCAGATGGAACGCCATGTTGGCAAGCGTTTGCGCACCCCTTGTGGCGTTATCTCAGCCCCTATTCATGTGCAGGATTTCCCGATTGGCTACAAACCCTTTTTGGGCTATGAAGGCACCAACCAGATTGCCGACTTAATTTACAACTCCTTTACCCTCGGCATGGAGGATCACCTACTGGAGATCTTTGGTGGCCACGATACCAAAGAAGTAATCCACAAGGGCCTAAGTGCCGATTCCGACATCAACTGGACTCGAGAAG
This is a stretch of genomic DNA from Synechococcus sp. Nb3U1. It encodes these proteins:
- a CDS encoding STAS domain-containing protein, whose protein sequence is MTTPEIRPAQPGSRAYPSVEIIKRRRAIPEPLSLTVSLRGSHEALENCQVFHLTGLLDAFSEPIFRKVVTKYLEEGSPNIILDLTGIDFVDSSGVGALVQLAKLVQSHSGIFQVVSNARVTQTVKLVRLEKFLSLRSSLQEALDHLTAAGTDNAEPA
- a CDS encoding peroxiredoxin; translation: MIWRWLSLVGLLVGLGVVQPAWAQWGTTPLPQIGFPAPEFELADQTGRLRHLADFRGDWVVLYFYPRDFTSGCTIEARRFQQDLPKFRAMGAQIVGISADSVDSHERFCSAEGLQFPLLSDPNGQVSQAYGSWMGDVALRNTFLIDREGILREIDPIVHPSRHSAEVLAQLQQLING
- the rplU gene encoding 50S ribosomal protein L21; this translates as MTYAIVETGGKQLWVEPGRFYDIERLPETDEDSALDLSQVLLVNHEGQVTLGHPYVSEAVVKARILHHRRGTKVIVYKMKPKKKTRKKKGHRQELTRVLIESIELNGVSLATEEPTAEPTTSVEGEVAGIPEDGE
- a CDS encoding precorrin-2 C(20)-methyltransferase, encoding MGLGTFWGISAGAGDPDWLTVKGAKLLRSVKWLACPQGAAGQPGLAFQIVRSWLQPEQTLLSLHLPFVTHSAQLQAAWMAAAEQLAPPLEQGEDVAFVCAGDVGLYSTFAYVAQALRERIPNLSVQAIPGVSSPLAAAALLGSPLVMGSEKLAILPAMFALSDLEQACAWAEVVVLMKVAPVYPQVWQWLAEKSWLDQASLVVWAGWPQQALFPTLEGLADYQPPYFSLLILRSRQRN
- a CDS encoding GNAT family N-acetyltransferase encodes the protein MSASSQSVLPSLVVYPAAPSDLEPLAEVLTQVFHPPQGLQRWIYRIRKLGIREDLRLRLGSRDPYYCCLAASVGSRVVGIVEISLRVMAHGKYPYLSNLAVLPRWRRRGIARQLLLSAEGVVQVWGYRRLHLHVLEDNLPARQLYSQLRYTPIERTDRLWRWLGVSPQLLLCKWLS